Genomic window (Alligator mississippiensis isolate rAllMis1 chromosome 7, rAllMis1, whole genome shotgun sequence):
AGGCCCCCATGCACTCATTCCCTCTCTctgtgctcccccagacccttcAACAGGCCCCCATACAGTCAACCCCTTTCTCAGGGCTCTGGTTCCTACACTGGGTCTCCAGAAACTGTGTCCCTTCCAGACTTCTTTAGATGTTACCCTCCATGCCAACCTTCTGGGACTGTAGTCATCATACTGAGGTTCTTTCATCCAGCTCCAAGATTCTACTGCCAGCTTTGCTCAGGTCCTGGGCTTATATCCACCTTAAGCCCAGGCCTCCTCATGGGTCAGATGACACCCTCAATCAGCCCTAGCCACCACCTGCAAGCTCCTTGGGCCACTTAACCTTATAATCAGCTCGGGTCCCACCTGCAGACTGCTACAcaagctgcttctcctcctgaACTGGTAGACACTCTATGCAGCTTGCCACGGTGTTATCTCTAGGGAACTAATATAAATGGCCAGATTGTTTCATGTTGTTTACTGTAACCATGCAAACACAAAAATAATTGTAAATACCCTCCTGTACCAGATTGGTTGAGTTGTTCTCTTTGAGGCAAAGAGGAAGGAGGCCATTTGACTAAGAGCCTAGAACACAGATAATCCCAGGAATCCTTGGTTCTGCCCTTAACTGTGAAACTGAACTCTGAAGGAGAATTAaagcaaaaaacccaagaaaTTAGGCTTTTTACATTCTATGGCAATTGCACATGGGAACTGGGGAGAGACACAAAGGAAGTGGTAGTTTTAGGTTCCTTCTACTCTTCAGCTATGCTGCAGAGACAGGTGACATTTTTCTGAGTGCTGGTTCAAAGGTTGACATTCAAATTTGGTCTTTCTTTGGACAGATCAAGAAATGTACAATCAATGGTCCCAAATTTCATCATTCTactaaagcttgcaaagaaaaacaaacaaaacctttttttagtattttatgtggtctaataaaaggtatcaccacTGAACCAAGATTTTAAGAGTCTTGCATTTCTCTAGCATTCTACCACAAAATCAGTGAGACCTTTTGATGCTGCAGCAAGGGAGCAAGCACAAAGAAGTATATTGGAAGGATCTGATTAGTTCCTGATTACTTCCTGTGAAGTACtgaacccctccccaccacctaaCATTGAGCTTGGTAGGGTTGACAAAAGTTAAGCGAGACTGAAAGGTGTAGTTAGTGTTGACTAAATGCAGGAAGATTTCACATTAATGATGGGGACTGTTTGGTTGTTGATAGGGTTTTTAGTAACAGGATAGCTGGTTGTGATGATAGGGGAACAGATGCGTGAAAAGCTAGCAGGATTGTTGGCTATGGCCACTTCTCCCTGAGAGTGGTACCATCAAAACTGTCCGGTCCCAAAGACTGGTACACCTCTTGCTTGGCTGTCCCAAACAGGAGGATGGATTCACTGGGATGTTCCATCTCCTCTTTGAATGGTGTTTTGGCTTGAGCTTTGGCTGTGACCTCCTCACAGTCCTACAGTATGTCATCATTGTTGTCAGAAAACTCTGTATCCTCCTCAGTATCAGTGACAGAGGGCGACTCAGTGGAGTCTCCCCTGTGAGAACTCTTTGTAATGCAGGCATATTACCCCTCTGGACATCCAAAACACAGGTGGTATCATTGTTGTGCACCTTGGCTCTGCATTGGTATCAGTTCTAGTTGTAGCTGCAAGCTGCCATCTCTGTCACAAGCCTTTTGCCCACAGCTTGGTTTTGATTAATCTGAGGGACCTTCAGGATCTGTCCTCACCCCAGATGGAAAAGTTTCATAACCTTTGTGCACCTCCAGGTGGCGGAGATTTCCACAGATATTGACATTATTCAGGTGTAGGTGGTGGTGTCATGCGGCCAGTAATGGTGATTGCTTGACAATAAGCTGCATTCAACTGCCCAAAGTGATGACCTAGAAAATGTCTGACACTGCATGTATTCATGCATATCTTAAAAAAAGGCAGGTTCACATGCAGGGCATGGTCTGTGACCCCTGGGCAGTGTTGTTAGGCGTGAATCCTAGAAAAGCCACATTGGAGTTGTACGACGACAGCAAGtaaagcactgtgggatgctaATTGATTGACCAACTCTCTGCTGAACAATACAAATGTACCATGAAGCACTTCACAGTGAATTATTTCAAAGTTGTTCCTGTTTAAACCATGTCAATGTTGTTGTGGTTCAAGCTGATTTGTAGTGCATTATTGCTGTGCACTGTACTCTCACTTTTTAGAGCACTTTAAAGGcatttggagggggaaaaaaagtttaatttgtGCATACCCCTGCAGCATTGGGCTTTCTGACTCATTCCTGGAGGCATTTACCACttccattttcttgtatacaGCACCTAGGTAGTTAAACCTGAGTAACACTAAAATATTTTCAAGTCTTCCATTGTGATAGTGATCCTCAGAACTATATTCAACCATTTAAAGTTACATTCCTGGGACAAATACAAAGAAAGTTTGGTGGGTCAATGTGTAATATTAATATACATGAATCTCAGCCTTTGTGTTTCCTCATGTTCTCAATTAAGTCCatagagggaagagagagggaacaCACCATGTTGAAAATGTGTCAACAGTAATCACTGTTTAGAGAATTCCCAGTAAATTAATAATCTgtatgtgattaaaaaaaaaaattccaactccTAGATTGTAGTTTACAACAGCAGCTCAGGGAGTTAACTCCAGGGAATGAAACATATCTGTCTAACTCTATGTTCCCCAGAGGAAGTGTCTCTTGTGCTTTTTAGTGAGGATGAGTCCTCATGGGGATGCGAAGATGCTGAAATGCTCCAGTTCAATCAACAAGCAAGCCTTTGACCAGAAAGGAGGATGGTTCTATTCTCAGAGGTTAGTGCAAGGATCAAAAATGTCTTGGTTCCCATATCATGTGGCAATGTGATTAAGAAGGCACTAGGATAAGGAAGGGACAGATACCACCATGATTTAAACTGAAGCATTGCTAGAATCACTGGCAAAGCAGAGGAAAATTCATGAACCTGAATTTGACAAGCAAGGAATATCTTTTGTTCAAATACTATCTTAAGACCTGAAATGTGTTTatatggcttctttttttttctttttcttctgtttggcTAGAGATGCACATTAGGTACATTTCCATATTAATTCAAACAaagtctttttttcctccattttcttttcctttccttcctccccttttgatGATGAATTAAATAGATGTAATGTTCTCATGGGTGAGACCACCCTTCTGCTGTCCATCtcagaaaggaaacagaaaaaaaatgagacaattcagagaagagccacataaATCATTTGAAGTCTGGAAAGTCAGTCTTGTAGGAAAAGACTAAAGAATCTCAGTCCACTTACTTTATAACAGGGAAAGTTAAGAAGTTATTTGATTATGGTCTACAAAGACCTATGTTAGCAATGGTCCCTTTAATCCAGTAGATAAAACCAGAGCAACATCCGATGTCTAGAATTTGAAGCCAGCTAAATACAGACTAGAGATAGGACACATTCATGTGAAGACAATTAATAGCTACAACAACATACATTAAGGTATGGTGCTTTTTCAACTACTTGGAATATTTATATCAAAATCTAGCATGTTTCCAAAAGCTATTCTCTATCTCAACCTCATATTATTAAGCACTAGTTTCTCAGTGTAGGAATTCTTGGGTAAAATTCTCTTGCTTGCCTGTGTAGAAAGTCAGACTGGATGCTCTTTTGTCATTTTAGCCTTGTTTCCTTAAATTTCTAAGATCTCTTTGTATTAAAGTGTATTCTTTAATCTAGACTGAACTCTTTAGCTTCTTCAAAGTCATGCCCAAAGGTTTGAAGTGTTTTAGTAGAGAAAGTTCTCACCTTACAGGCATTTGGTTTTCAATCCTCTCAGTTCAAAATAAAATTGGTTGATGCGTACAGCATTCTACAGCTATAAAATCCAAGGGATCTACCTGATGggaattttgattaaaaaaaatgagggcATGGGCCTTATTAAAGCTACTATTTTGTGGGATAAACTATATTTTATGACCAGGACTCTATATCACTGTGCGATGGACAGCTACTCTATTGTGGACATAGGGTCAGATCCTACTCCATTTTTTAGACTTCTTTATGCCCTTAGTTATCTATGTGTCATTGTATTCTATCCCATTCAAGTCCATGAAAAtccatctacttttgtaacatgctgtCATCTTACCcttacataaataaaaaataaataaaaaatgcagtAAAGAGGAGAAGGGCCGGCCCACCTTTGGCATTCACTGTTTTTCAGGGAATTGAGAAGGGTGGCAGAGAATCACACTAATGCAGCTAAATTACTTACTTGTCTAACAGGAGTGAGATAGAAACTGGCCTTTGATGTGCATTTAATTAGCTGACAGTATTCACACCTCTTATATTCAGGCATTTTTCCAAATTGAAAATTGAAGTAGCTAAATAtatttaaggggggaaaaatagcCGAGTCAGAAATGGCATTTTgtaaaaacttgaaaaaaattggcaaaaataagtagacattggatttatggcacattataacctgcttgccacctgataaccccaggtaGCCTGTCTGCATTTTAGCAACATTTTACCCACTACATTTTAtcaccttctccccctccccccatcattgTCTCCCATTTCCTTTGAACCTTAGTGCTACGGAttttcattttcacagacttgcattttgcattttggcttctattctacccaggaaagcacacaaacaccaacagactttccttatgcctaaagaagggtgtttctgCCCAACggcttgcaaagaacattgtttccaactatttagctggtttaataaaagatatgaattctacccaaagacccttgtctgccattttttattaaaacatgTTTTACTTGAGCCTAAATAACTGGcctattagaattttttttttttcccatggaaatGTCAACATTATATTTTGTCCAGGAATAAAACATTTCTCAAATTCACAGAAGTCTATGTCCAATGTCTTTTGTGTGGTTCTAAATTATATTTCTAGCAGGCCACTTACAGACCACAGTCTCATACAGTAAAGTAATTCCAGCTCTGATGGTGATGCTAAGGATGAATCTAATCTAACCACTTGCAGCAGAGACAATAAGCCTTAAAAGTGTAACTGACACAGCCACTTCTCCTGATCTTTGTTTTTGCTCAGAGTATATCAAAGAATAGGCCACCCTCAGAGCATACTGCAAGATTTGGCTATTATCTCAGAGCTCTTATTAAAGCCAATATGAAGAAGTGAGGTGTAGAAGAGTAACTGTTTTATAAGCTATGTCGTTTTCTTATTCTTACCCCCCTGAACCTTTGTTGAGCAGGGCATCATAGAAGTCAAATTATTAAAGAACTAATGGAGAAAACAATAGACTGGGACTTAGTAGACATCTTTTTATTCCTGCCCCTGGTCTGCTCAGTAAACTTGTTCAAGTAATTTAATCTATTTATGTctcaatttccccatctgtaataTGAGGCTTCCTTTGTAAAATACTTAGAGATTGGTTGATAATGATAAAATAACCTACATAAAAGCTGTTAATGGCTTTGAAGGGGGCAGTTAGCAGTAGAGGCTTATAGCCCTGGCTCTTTGTCCTGATTCTGCATCCTGCCTCTATGTCCCAATTCTGCAAACTCTCTGCCAACGCAGGGTGTATGTGCTTCTTGCCATTTCTCTGGGAAAACTCTGAGCTGAAGGAGTCATTTCTGAAGGGAAACCCTCTATCCCCAAATTAGGACAAAGGGAGCTTACTTTATTCGGTCAGGTGCTAGAATTAAGAGAGAACATGCCTGTCTCTTCTCAAGACAATCACTTCATTGAAAAGTTAACCTAAGTTTAACTTAGTTTCAGATCTGGCAATGGGAATTTAAAAATGTACTCACACCTCGGAAGATGGGTGTGGGGTAGACCCCAGGTAGACCCTGAGTTCTTGCTGGTTGTTGAGTTTCTCAGGTCCTTCACTTCCCAGTCTTCCCTAGATTCACAATCAAAGATAAACAATCATTAATGCCATGCATCTATCTACCCTTTGATTAGGTATATGTTAATGAAAGAGGTTGGCCAGGAAGGTCCCCCTCTCCGGCTAAGAATGTATGATAAGTTTCCATTCCACATTCACTGTTTCACTAGGATGGTCTTCAAGAGGTTATCAGTTAGGTTTCAGCTCTTGACACTAAGTGCCATTCCTTGTGGTAATGTGTTTCTATTACCATACTTAATTTGTATTACTATTGTCAAGCACTTGGGTTTTCTTGTTAAATCAGCAAACATATGCCCTCTAGCTTTGCAAGCCTGTTTTTAGACAAGATGACCCAGAATTACTATTATTTTAGTTGCACATTTACAACAACAATATTCAGTTCCTAGCTTTATATAATGGAAGGTATATATAACATGGGAGTACTTATACCAAGACTATCTAATGTGTTCCTTACAAATTCCTTTGACTGAGAATTTGAATGGCTCAATCCCTAAAAATCTGAAGAAATGTTGAAACAATGAGCTGTTGCTGATCATTACAGTAAATCTGTTCATACTCGCTGCATAATATAGATTAACTTGCCACTAGCATTTTCTTGTTagtaatgcatttttaaattggGTTTAGAGTGGTTAGGCTTTGGAATTAGGCTCTTATTAATATATTTGGGATAGGACTTCAGCTGTCACAATTCCATATGATTTTAGATAATTGTTAATCAGAACAATGTATAGAAAGTAAAAGGGGAAGACCGTATCATATATATGTGTGATCCTGACCACAACATTCTGACCATTCCCTTATTCTTATTTAAAGatgctgaaatgaaaaaaaaaacaaacatttttcagaCTTCTGATTTTTCAAATAACCCTCTTTTTGAAAGGGACACAGTATTTCCCATTAAGCTTTCGTAATACATTGGGATGGAGCTAAATCACAAGGATGAAGTTATCATAAATAAATCTATGTTATGGTTTCACTTTTCTGTATACCTAGATTATCAGATTTTTATGGGAATTACATATCCAAGTTCCTTAGTTTGCCTTTAAAAGTTCTGGCTCCTAATTAGACTGCTTTTTATATATTGACCGGAAAGGTAAATGAAAGGTAAATCGTGGAGAGCACTCTGACCCAATTTGAGGATGACACAATATTAaggggtaaagtaaacacactagtgggaaggGATCAAATCCAGTCAGACCTGaacaggctggaaaagtgggcagaaaagaataggacaTAGTCCAACAAAGACAAgagcaaagtgctgcatctagggagaaggaatcatcaacacacctataggctaggggaggaccttctcagcagtacagcagcagaaagggatctcggagtcacagttgactccaagatgaatatgagtcattgatatgatgaagtaatcagtaaagctaattgcattctatcatgcattagcagatgcatcacaaacaggtccagggaggtgatacttcccctctatgtggcattggtcaggctatgggttgcatccagttctgggtgccacacgtcaagagggatgtggataaccttgagaggatccagaggagggtcactcatatggttaggggcctgcaggtagtAGACCCTATGAGGACAGATTgggggacctggatctcttcagcctccaaaagagaaggctgagagggaatcttgTGGCCTTTTACAAATTCatcgggaggggagggggagcaacaagaaataggagatgttctgtttaccagggcaccccttggaataaccaggaacaatggccacaaacagacagagaacagatttaggttggatatcaggaagaaattatttatgataatggttgccagaatctggaattggcttccaagggaggtggtgctttaacAGGAGGGTCCtggagcacctggctggggtcatatgaccccagaactctttccttcccagagcaggaggtcagactcaatcatttattgaggtcccttttgaccctaacagctatgaaactattaaatCAGTGCCTTATTATGTATGCTTACAAGGTTTCCATTGCTGTCTCCCTCTACAGATGAAATATGCCAAGCCATCGTGCAGAGGCAATCAGACCTTGGTGTCAGAGTTCATCTTTGTGGGCTTCTCCAAACAAGTGGAGCTTCAGGCTCTACTCTTTTTCATGGTTCTCTCAATGTACACCATGTCTGTGACAGGGAATATTGTCATCACATCTATAATAAAAACCAATAAACCCCTTCATACACCCATGTATTTCTTTCTTACCAACCTGTCACTCCTAGAGATCTGCTATACCACAGTCATTGTGCCTAAGATGTTGGTGAGCCTGGTATCAGAGAACAAAAGGATTtcgctgcagggctgtgccacacAGATGTACTTCTTCACCCTTTTTGGTATTACCGAGTGCTGCCTCCTGGCTGCTATGGCCTACGACCGCTATGTGGCCATCTGTAACCCACTGCGTTACAACATTGTCATGAACAAGGGGGTTTGTACCTGGCTTGCTGCAGCCTCATGGATGGTGGGGGTCTTGGTGGGCTTGGGCCAGACCAATTATGTCTTTAGTTTAACATACTGTGGGCCCAACAGGATCAACCACTTTTTCTGTGACATCCCACCTCTCCTGAAGCTAGCCTGTGGAGACACTTTCATGAATGTGATAGCTGTTTACATGGTGGCTCTTCTGTTTATAACTGCTCCCTTCATGCTCATCCTGGTCTCTTACATCTACATCATCACTTCAATCCTACGGATGCCATCACCTGAGGGGCGGAGAAAGGCCTTTTCTACCTGTTCTTCTCACCTTATTGTGGTCTCACTCTTCTATGGCTCTGGCATCTTCACCTATTTGAAGCCCAAGTCCAGCTACTCAACAGAGACTGACAAGTTCCTTGCCCTCTTCTATACAGTGGTGACCTCTATGTTGAATCCAATTATCTACAGTCTGAGGAATAAGGAGGTAAAGGAGGCCTTGAGAAGAACATTAGGCAGGATAATTTGTTCTCAAAAAACAATAGAGGGCAGTTTGTAAAAGCATAAATGACTGTAAAAGCCAGTAGAGGGCTTTACTGCCATTCACCTCTTTGAAAATCCCCCCTGTAAATGACTGCTTGTAAACCTAAGTTAGTGAGAAAGGCTTGGCAGGGGAACCCAGGTGACCAGAGGATCCATTTACTGCTCCTATTCGAGATGGTAAAAAAAGACTTTCTTTTGGACCTTGTGGAAAACACgggtgggattaaaaaaaaaaaaaaagattctcatttacatttctattttccattccccccctccccctgaagaTTTccagattgtgtgtgtgtgtgtgtgtgtgattgtggtGGGAACAGGGAGGGCAGAAGAGAGAGGAGGTGAGGTGTAGAATCACTTTTCCatggaaaatattaaaacaaCCTTAAATAAACTTTGGAAGTGCTACATATATTATATCTGTCCACAGTCTCAGCTGCTACAAGCAAAGTGCCCTAAATGAAAATTATATGGATTTGGACATACACATTCATTTAACTACTTTAAAACCtcccagaggtgtgtgtgtgtaaacatagTGCATAAATATTTCATGTCAATTGATTGATTACTTGATTAATTCAGGTTTTGTTGTTTCCCCTGCTGAGATGTAGTCATATCATCCCTGGTGCCCCTTCATGACTGACTTTACTGACGTCACTCATTAATCTACTGAAATGTCTGAA
Coding sequences:
- the LOC102559943 gene encoding olfactory receptor 10C1, with the translated sequence MNMSNQTLVSEFIFVGFSKQVELQALLFFMVLSMYTMSVTGNIVITSIIKTNKPLHTPMYFFLTNLSLLEICYTTVIVPKMLVSLVSENKRISLQGCATQMYFFTLFGITECCLLAAMAYDRYVAICNPLRYNIVMNKGVCTWLAAASWMVGVLVGLGQTNYVFSLTYCGPNRINHFFCDIPPLLKLACGDTFMNVIAVYMVALLFITAPFMLILVSYIYIITSILRMPSPEGRRKAFSTCSSHLIVVSLFYGSGIFTYLKPKSSYSTETDKFLALFYTVVTSMLNPIIYSLRNKEVKEALRRTLGRIICSQKTIEGSL